Genomic window (Bradyrhizobium sp. 186):
AACGGCTGCTCGAACGTTTGCGACTGCAGGCGCAAGAGCAGCGGCATCAAATTGCTGAGCAGGCCCACGAGCTGCTGAATGTCTGGGTAGTGGCGCTGTGACGCGGATGCGGCGGAGGGATTAGAATCCGACATGAGGGTTCTCCTTCGGAGGAAGCGTGCGCAACGGCAGGCGCGACCGCCGCTTTGGGCGGCGGTCGCGCCTTACCGCGCGGTCAGATCATCCGCTGCTGGCCGTAGGCCTGAAGGTTGCCGATGACCTGGGGTATGACGCCGATCAGCTGGCGGGTGATGTCGGCGACGTCTTGCTGCGTCAGTTGTCGCTGCTGGCCAAGGCCCGTCGGACCGCCGAATGCCGCCTGGAACTGCGGCGCGCCGAACTGCGTACCCCACATCTGCGCTGGCTGAGTCTGCGTGGGATAGCCGAGACCGAATTGACCCTGACCGGGACCGCCGTGCATGGCCGAATGCTGCATTTGGGGCTGGCTTTGCAGCATTCCCACGATCTGCGGCACGATGGGTAGGATCTGCCGCACGACCTCGCTCACGTCTTGCGGACTTAGCTGCCGCGGCGCCTGGCCGTAAGCCGCATAGCCCATTCCTGCGAATGGAGTTTGAGCTTGCGCGAGAATTTGAGGCAGCGCCGGTACCAATTGCCGCACGACCTCATTCACGTCCTGCTGCGAAAGCTGGCGCTGTTGTCCGCCCCAGGGCTGTTGACCCCCGCCCATTTGCCCGCCGCCCCAGCCGGGGCCATATCCAAACGCGCCAAAGGTCGGCTGACCGCCGAACTGCCCGTATTGCTGTCCATAGGCCGCCTGGCCTAATCCAAGACCGCCACCTCCATACTGTTGGCCGCCTTGCGAACCGAATGCTCCCGATCCCCATTGTTGCGGACCGAACTGTCCGAATGGCGAACCATGCGCGAGGTTCTGTTGCAGGGTGTCATAATACGTCATCGCTTGGCCTCCTTGCGATGGTTGGTGCCCTCAGCCCGAAATCCTGCCAAGGCCGGTCGCATGCGCGACCCCTTCGCGGGCAATAACGGTTCGTCACGCCGGTGCGACGGCGTTGGACCTTCAAGTTCAAATGCTTGGCACGGAAGTCTCAGCCGCAAGCAATATCACCCGCCTGGAAGGCGCGAGTTGCGTCCCCTCAAGGTGACAAGCCGACGGTAAGATGTTTTAGAGCGGCAAAATGATAGCCGTCGAAAAAGGTGGGAGCGGATTTTCCTCGCTGGCACGGTGGCCAGCCATTTATCATTTATGTCTTACGTCCGCTCGAACGCTTGGCAATTATGCTGGTTACTCCCCAGTTCTGCAATGAGCAGAGACGCGAAAAACGTTCTTACGTCGAAATAGTTTCGCGAAAGCGCGGCGATATTTTGGCGGCGATCGAACTCCGCAAAAATTTCAAGCCGCGCGGATTTTCGTCAGCACTCTTTGCCTGGTCAGCGAGCCTTCCGATGTGCATCGGTGTCAACGTCAGCGAATGCTAATAGGCGAGGTTGAGCAATGTGCCGACGCGCTCGGAGGTGGCGGGATGGCTGCGAAGCAAGCGCACCGGATCATGCACGAATGCGGACGTGCGGCTTGGTGCAGAGCCGGTGTGATGGCGCTCCAGCTTGTCGAGTGCGGCGATGAGCGCTCGCGAGTCGCCAGTCAGTTCGAGCGCCGTTGCATCTGCATCCAGTTCGCGAACGCGCGACAGAGCAAGTCCGAGGAGCTGGCCGAGAGTTGGTGCTGCGCTCAGCAGCATCGCCAATGGCCGGCTTGATGTCATGCCACCGTGATGATGGCTGGTTCGCAGCAGCGCGAGACCAGCGAGCGAGGTCCAATCGATCGCGCGTCGCAACGCTGTCGCCCAGCCCATCGTCCAGGCGTCATTGTTGCGGATATGAGCGACTTCATGGGCTAATATCCCGGCAATTTCGTCGCGCGTCATGCCGCGTAGCAGGCCTTCGGTCAACACGATGGCACTGCGTTCCGGTCCGCCGAGTGCATAGGCATTCATGTCGCGCGGTGCCGGCAGACAATAGAGATCCGGCAGTTGCACCAGCCCGGCCCGGCTGCAAACTTTTGTCAGAATGGCGAACAGGGCCGGCACCTCGGCAGGGGACAGCAGGCGGGCACCGAACCAGCGATACACGTTCTCGCGCGAGATGATCGCTTCGTCGGGACGCGGCGTGCTTCCCAACAGCGCCCGCCGCATGCCCTCGGCTCCGCCGACGCTCCAGCCGCAGACGGCGAGCAGCAATGTCATGGCAAGGATCGCCAATTGAGATGATTGATGGTTCGCAGCCTGATGGGCGTGCCGCCGATGCCGGAACCGCCACTGGTCTCTCGAGCTCAGCTCGATACGGCATCGCAGGAAGAGGCCTGCCTCTCCCGACGGCCAGTGGATCTCCGCGGTGACGGTAGGGCCGCACCGTAAAACACGCAGCATCTCTCGCGGCGCATGTCGCACCAGAGCGAACGAAATGCCTGGCGTAAGGCCGGCAACGACATCTTGGCCGTGCCGATCACCACGTAACGCCATCGGGCTTACGCCAGCGTGAATCACCCCTGTCCCCTCGTGCGCCTTCAAAGCGAAAAGTTACGGATCTCCCGGTGCCTTGTCATGCGAGTTTCATGCCTTGGACACAGAAAGTCCCGGTATCCACACGGGCGCGTCCGATTCGCTTCGGTGCAAGCCGTCCGGATGAGACCTTAGGAACCGGGTTCTATCAAGCTAAACCATGGTTTGGTCCGATAATGCCTTTTCGGCGCTCCACGTCGGAGACGACAGATGTGAGCGTCGGTTGCAGTCGAGACAACCAGGGACGTCGCTTCTCAAATCGGTCGGAACTGTTCATTGTGCCGGCCCGAAACGATGGAAGCGGAGCAGCAACAATGTCGGACAAGCTCTCGCGTCGCCAGTTCGCGAAGATCGCGGGATTGTCCGCAGCCGGGATAGCCAGCCCCCTCGAGGTCGCCGAGGCCAGACCGGACTCGGCGCCGCGTGGCGGCAGCGACTTCCCGGCGGGCTTCGTCTGGGGCACGGCGACCTCGTCCTATCAGGTGGAGGGCGCCGTCAACGAGGACGGGCGAGGGGCCTCGATCTGGGACAGGTTCGCCCGTATCCCCGGCAAGATCGAGGACGGCTCCACTGGCGACCGCGCCAACGAGCACTATCACCGCTACAAGGAGGATATCGCGCTCATCAAGGAGCTCGGCTGCAAGGCCTACCGCTTCTCGGTCGCCTGGCCACGTGTGTTTCCGAACGGCGACGGCAAGCCGAACCCGAAGGGGCTCGACTTCTACAATCGCCTTGTCGACGAGCTCCTGAAGAACGACATCGAGCCGTGGCTGACGCTCTATCATTGGGACCTGCCGCAATCGCTCCAGGACCGCTTCGGAGGCTGGCGCTCGACGGAGACCTGCAAGATTTTTGGCGACTACGCGGCCTATGTCGCCGAGCATCTGACCGATCGCGTCAAGAACGTGTTCACTCTGAACGAGAGCGGCCGCTTCGTCCATTTCGGCTATGGCATCGGCATCGACGCGCCGGGCGTGACGCTGCCGCAAGCCGAGGTCAACCAGATCAGGCACAACAGCGCGCTCGCGCATGGGCTCGCGGTGCAGGCGGTGCGCGCCCATGGCCGCCGCGGCACGCGTGTCGGTCCGGCCGAGAACATCGATGCCTGCGCGCCCGCGATCGACACGCCCGAGAACGTCCGCGCTGCCGAGATCGCGCTGCGCGAGATGAATGCCGGCTATCTCAACGTCATCATGGAGGGACGGTATACCGACGCCTTCCTCAAATTCGCGGGCGCGAACGCGCCGAAATTCACCGACGCGGAATTGAAGATCATCTCTTCGCCGGTCGATTTCCTCGGCCTCAACATCTACGCGCCGCAGAACTACGTGGTGGCTTCCGATGAGGGCACGGGCTTCATGCCGCTGCCGATTCCAAAATCGTTTCCGCACATGAATTCGGACTGGCTTCGCGTCGGCCCCGAGACGCTCTACTGGGTGCCGAAGTTAGCTGCAAAAATCTGGAAGACGGACGCGATCTATATCAGCGAGAACGGTACCTCCGGTGAGGACCAGGTCATGCCCGACGGCAAGATCTACGACACCGACCGGATCATGTACCTGCGCAACTATCTATCGCAGCTCCAGCGCGCCACCGCCGAGGGCGTGCCGGTGCGCGGCTATTTCCTCTGGAGCCTGATGGACAATTTCGAATGGGTGTTCGGGCTCAACAAGCGCTTTGGCCTCTATCACGTCAATTTCGACACGCAGGTCCGCACGCCAAAGCTCAGCGCCAGCTTCTATCGCAACGTGATCGCGAACAACGCGGCGGGGGTGTGATCTTCGCCTTTCGCCGCAAGCGGAGCGAACTAAAGCGAAATTGCGCGATTGCCGTTGTTTTGCCCGACCTATCAATTGGTTCGCGGGCGTCACCGCGCCTCGTCCGGCAACCGCGTTTCTACTTTGCATGGGGTTGTTTTTCACTTTTTTGCAAAGAAGGAGCGCGCCGGCGCGCATTGACTCCGTTCTCCCCCTGATTCAAAACGACCCCAATCATTCAAAAAGAGGATAACGCCAATGACCGATGCACTCATCATCGATGCCTGCCGGACCCCGCGGGGCGTCGGCAAGGCCGGCAAGGGGGCGCTGTCCGGCATTCATCCGCAGCAATTGGGGGCGACCGTGCTGCGCGCGCTCGCCGACCGCACCGGCATCAACACCGCCGACGTCGACGACATCGTCTGGGGCTGCAGCGCGCAGGTCGCGACCCAGAGCGGCGATCTCGGGCGGATGTCGGCGCTCGATGCCGGCTATGACGTGCGCGCCAGCGCTGTGACGCTCGACCGCTTCTGCGGCTCCGGCATCACCAGCGTGAACATGGCGGCGGCCTCGATCATGTCGGGTACGGAAGACCTCGTCATCGCCGGCGGCTGCGAGATGATGTCGATGGAGGGACGCCGCGGCGGCCCGATGATGATGGACAGCGGCAATCTGCGGCTGCGCGCAAGGCATCCGCAGTCGCATCAGGGTGTCTGCGCCGATGCGATCGCGACCATGGAAGGCATCACGCGGCAGGACGTCGATGCGCTCGGGCTCGAAAGCCAGAAGCGCGCGGCGCATGCGATCGAGCACGGCCATTTCAAGAAGAGCCTCGTGCCCGTCCATCGCGAGGACGGCAGCCTCGCACTCGACCGCGAAGAGTATCCGCGGCCGCAGACCACGATGGAAGGGCTCAGCAGCCTCAAGCCCGCATTCCCCGCGATTGCCGACTATGCGCTCGACGACAAGGGCACGACCTATCGTGGTCTCATCCTCCAGCAATATCCGGACCTCAAGATCGACTTCGTGCACCATGCCGGCAATTCGTCGGGCGTCGTCGACGGTGCGGCCGCGATCCTGCTGGCCTCGCCCGCTTATGCCAAGGCGCATGGCCTGAAGCCGCGCGCCCGCGTGGTTGCGATGGCGAACATGGGCGACTCCCCGACGCTGATGCTGAATGCGCCGGTGCCGGCCACGCGCAAGGTGGTGGCGAAGGCGGGGCTGACCATCGACGACATCGATCTGTTCGAGATCAACGAGGCCTTTGCGGTGGTGGCGGAAAAATACATCCGCGATCTCAAGCTCGATCGCGCCAGGGTCAACGTCAATGGCGGCTCGATCGCACTCGGCCACCCCATCGGCGCGACCGGCTCGATCCTGATCGGCACCGTGCTCGACGAGCTCGAACGCCGCGGCCTCAAGCGCGGCCTCGTCACCATGTGCGCCGCCGGCGGCATGGCGCCCGCGGTCATCATCGAGCGCATCTAGCCTTATTTTCTAGGGTGAATCGCGACCGGCCTCGCATAAAGAGGCCGGTCGTCGCTTGTCGAAAGCATCGAATCAGCTTTAGCAAGGCGGCTTGCGGGCCTTTGAAACAAGGCAAAATCCACTGCCTAGGCTCCTTCCGCTCAGGAAGTGGCTAAAAAGCAGGGTTTTTTGCCACAGGGGGCCAAAAAAGCCCGTAAAACCGCGACAAAACTGTGCAGAAGGCTATAGGCCTTCAACGGTTGGTCTAATATGCAACCGCCAACGAATCAGAGGAGACACGATGCCAACCCAAATGTCCAAATCGCAGCTGATCGAAAAGATTGCGACCACCACCGAGCTTTCCAAGCGCGACGTCAAGAGCGTCATGGAGACTCTGACCGATGTCGGCCACAAGGAGCTGAAGAAGAACGGCCTGTTCCTGGTGCCGGGCTTCGCCAAGTTCGTGGTCATCAAGAAGCCCGCGACCAAGGCGCGCAAGGGCACCAACCCGTTCACGGGTGAAGAGATGATGTTCAAGGCCAAGCCGGCCCGGAAGATCGTCCGCGCCCGCCCGGTCAAGGCCGCCAAGGACGCTGTGGGCTAAGAACGCAAAGGCCCCCTCCCAGGAGGGGGCCTTTTATCTTGAACGACCGCGAGGGTTGAGACGGAGGGGATCAGCCCTTGCGGCGCTTCACTCGCACCGGGACCGGCTGAAGCCGCGGCTCCGGTGTCGCCAGCGCATCGCGAACCCGGTCGATCGCGCGATCGAGCAATCGGCGCAGCCGCTGCGCTTTCCGCGATTTCTTCGCTCTTTCCAACAATTCTTTCATTGCTTTTACTCCGCCGCCTCGACCTTGGCCTCGGCTGGTTCGAGCGCCGCGGCGATGGCCTCGTCGACGCGCTCGAGCCAGATGAATTCGAGGTTGTCCCGCGCGCTCTGCGGGATGTCGTCGTAGTCCCGCTTGTTGCGCGCCGGCAGCATCACCCGCTTCAATCCGGCGGCCGCTGCCGCCACCACCTTCTCCTTGATGCCGCCGACCGGCAGCACCAGGCCGCGTAGCGAGATCTCGCCGGTCATCGCGGTGTCGCTGCGTACCGTGCGGTTGGTGAGCAGCGACGTCAGTGCCGTGAACATCGCGACTCCCGCGCTCGGCCCGTCCTTCGGGGTCGCGCCGGCCGGGACGTGAACGTGGATGTCGCTCTTCTCGAACAGCGACGGATCGATGCCAATCTGCGTGGCGCGGCTCTTCACCAGCGTCAGCGCGGCCTGCACGCTCTCGCGCATGACGTCGCCGAGCTGGCCGGTCAGGATCAAATTGCCCCGTCCGGGCACGCGCGTCGCCTCGATGAACAGGATGTCGCCGCCGACCGGCGTCCAGGCAAGGCCGGTGGCCACGCCGGGAACGCTGGTGCGCAGCGCGATCTCGCCCTCGAAGCGCGGCTGGCCGAGCACGGTGGCGATGTCCTTTGGGCCAACCACGACCTTCGTAGCCGTGCCCTCGGCGACCTGCACCGCGGCATGCCGAAACACCCTGCCGATCTCGCGCTCCAACGAGCGCACGCCGGCCTCCCGCGTGTAGCCCTTGACGATCAGCTTCAGCGCCTCCGGCTCGATCTCGGCCTGCTCGGCCGTCAATCCGTTGGCCTCGAGCTGCCGCCGCACCAGATAGCGCCGCGCGATCTCGATCTTCTCCTCCTCGGTATAGCCGGCGAGGCTGATCAGCTCCATGCGGTCCAAGAGCGGACCCGGAATCTGGTCCAGCATGTTGGCGGTCGCGATGAACGCCACGCGCGACAGGTCGAAGGGCACGCTGAGATAGTTGTCCCGAAACGTTCCGTTCTGCTCGGGGTCGAGCACCTCCAGCATCGCAGCCGACGGATCGCCCTGCACGCCGCGGCCCATCTTGTCGATCTCGTCCAGCATCATGACGCAGTTCCGCGCACCTGCCTTCTTGATGCCTTGGATGATGTTGCCCGGCAGCGCGCCGATATAAGTGCGCCGGTGGCCGCGGATCTCGGCCTCGTCATGCACGCCGCCGAGGCTGACGCGCACGAAGGGGCGATCCATCGCGCGTGCGATGGATTGGCCGAGCGAGGTCTTGCCCACGCCGGGCGGGCCGACGAAGCAGAGGATTGGCGCCTTGCCCTGCGGGGCTAGCTTGCGCACCGCCAGATATTCGATGATCCGGCTCTTGATCTTCTCCAGGCCGAAGTGATCGGCGTCGAGAATGCGACGCGCCTCCTTGATGTCGATCGGCTTCTCCTCGGGCAGCGCCCAGGGCAGCTCGATCAGCCAGTCGAGATAGGTGCGGACCATCCCGGCTTCGCCGGCGGCTTCTGGCATGCGCTCGTACCGGCGCAGCTCCTTCTTGGCGTGCGCGTCCGCCTCCGGGGGCATCTTGGCCTTGGCGATGGCAGCCGTCAGCTCGGCGACCTCGGCCGCCTTGCCGTCGCCTTCGCCGAGCTGGCGCTGGATGGTCGCCAACTGCTCGCGCAGGATCGCCTCGCGCTGCCGCTCGTCGAAGCTGGCGCGGGTCTGCTGGCCGATTTCGTTGCTGATACGCAGCACCTCCAGCCGTTCGGCCAGACGCTTCGACACCTTCTCGACGCGCAAGGCGAGGTCGATGGTCTCCAGCACCTCCTGCTTGTCCTGCGGCTTGATGTCCATGAACGAGGTCGCCAGATCCGCCAGCACGCCGGGCGCTGTGGTGCTCTGGAACATCGCGACCAATTCGGGCGGCGCCTGCGGCAGCAGCTCGATCGCCTCGA
Coding sequences:
- a CDS encoding zinc metalloprotease HtpX, with product MTLLLAVCGWSVGGAEGMRRALLGSTPRPDEAIISRENVYRWFGARLLSPAEVPALFAILTKVCSRAGLVQLPDLYCLPAPRDMNAYALGGPERSAIVLTEGLLRGMTRDEIAGILAHEVAHIRNNDAWTMGWATALRRAIDWTSLAGLALLRTSHHHGGMTSSRPLAMLLSAAPTLGQLLGLALSRVRELDADATALELTGDSRALIAALDKLERHHTGSAPSRTSAFVHDPVRLLRSHPATSERVGTLLNLAY
- a CDS encoding acetyl-CoA C-acetyltransferase, producing MTDALIIDACRTPRGVGKAGKGALSGIHPQQLGATVLRALADRTGINTADVDDIVWGCSAQVATQSGDLGRMSALDAGYDVRASAVTLDRFCGSGITSVNMAAASIMSGTEDLVIAGGCEMMSMEGRRGGPMMMDSGNLRLRARHPQSHQGVCADAIATMEGITRQDVDALGLESQKRAAHAIEHGHFKKSLVPVHREDGSLALDREEYPRPQTTMEGLSSLKPAFPAIADYALDDKGTTYRGLILQQYPDLKIDFVHHAGNSSGVVDGAAAILLASPAYAKAHGLKPRARVVAMANMGDSPTLMLNAPVPATRKVVAKAGLTIDDIDLFEINEAFAVVAEKYIRDLKLDRARVNVNGGSIALGHPIGATGSILIGTVLDELERRGLKRGLVTMCAAGGMAPAVIIERI
- the lon gene encoding endopeptidase La — protein: MATEQMNTAQTNSDVKIPDDALIIIPVRDMVLFPGAIAPIAIVRPKSVAAAQQALREQRPIGIVLQRNPETEEPGPDDLYRVATIANIVRYITAPDGTHHIVCQGVQRARVLDFLPGTPFPVARVQQIPEPTTSSPEIEARALNLQRQAIEAIELLPQAPPELVAMFQSTTAPGVLADLATSFMDIKPQDKQEVLETIDLALRVEKVSKRLAERLEVLRISNEIGQQTRASFDERQREAILREQLATIQRQLGEGDGKAAEVAELTAAIAKAKMPPEADAHAKKELRRYERMPEAAGEAGMVRTYLDWLIELPWALPEEKPIDIKEARRILDADHFGLEKIKSRIIEYLAVRKLAPQGKAPILCFVGPPGVGKTSLGQSIARAMDRPFVRVSLGGVHDEAEIRGHRRTYIGALPGNIIQGIKKAGARNCVMMLDEIDKMGRGVQGDPSAAMLEVLDPEQNGTFRDNYLSVPFDLSRVAFIATANMLDQIPGPLLDRMELISLAGYTEEEKIEIARRYLVRRQLEANGLTAEQAEIEPEALKLIVKGYTREAGVRSLEREIGRVFRHAAVQVAEGTATKVVVGPKDIATVLGQPRFEGEIALRTSVPGVATGLAWTPVGGDILFIEATRVPGRGNLILTGQLGDVMRESVQAALTLVKSRATQIGIDPSLFEKSDIHVHVPAGATPKDGPSAGVAMFTALTSLLTNRTVRSDTAMTGEISLRGLVLPVGGIKEKVVAAAAAGLKRVMLPARNKRDYDDIPQSARDNLEFIWLERVDEAIAAALEPAEAKVEAAE
- a CDS encoding HU family DNA-binding protein, which produces MPTQMSKSQLIEKIATTTELSKRDVKSVMETLTDVGHKELKKNGLFLVPGFAKFVVIKKPATKARKGTNPFTGEEMMFKAKPARKIVRARPVKAAKDAVG
- a CDS encoding GH1 family beta-glucosidase gives rise to the protein MSDKLSRRQFAKIAGLSAAGIASPLEVAEARPDSAPRGGSDFPAGFVWGTATSSYQVEGAVNEDGRGASIWDRFARIPGKIEDGSTGDRANEHYHRYKEDIALIKELGCKAYRFSVAWPRVFPNGDGKPNPKGLDFYNRLVDELLKNDIEPWLTLYHWDLPQSLQDRFGGWRSTETCKIFGDYAAYVAEHLTDRVKNVFTLNESGRFVHFGYGIGIDAPGVTLPQAEVNQIRHNSALAHGLAVQAVRAHGRRGTRVGPAENIDACAPAIDTPENVRAAEIALREMNAGYLNVIMEGRYTDAFLKFAGANAPKFTDAELKIISSPVDFLGLNIYAPQNYVVASDEGTGFMPLPIPKSFPHMNSDWLRVGPETLYWVPKLAAKIWKTDAIYISENGTSGEDQVMPDGKIYDTDRIMYLRNYLSQLQRATAEGVPVRGYFLWSLMDNFEWVFGLNKRFGLYHVNFDTQVRTPKLSASFYRNVIANNAAGV